The following nucleotide sequence is from Papaver somniferum cultivar HN1 unplaced genomic scaffold, ASM357369v1 unplaced-scaffold_5527, whole genome shotgun sequence.
acccacaacgggcgggtatggattaaaaacccacggatttagcgggtatgggtgggtttgggtatcgtgggagggtcttgtgcagccctaggcaaaatggtggaaatcaagagaacgagtaacatcagggacgaaatcaccaagatggcgaaggaaatcgagaggaaggaagaagaattttacatgtgagataaactcaaagaaatcaacagacaattgaagaagaaattgaaagacattatgctgaacaagcacgtttaatttgcgaacgtgaaagattgagagcggaaatggaagaacaagatcttcaagagacaattcgccagaacaatcatgacaatagagaaagaagacgtacacaaaaccggaataacggtaatctcaatgaagagtatgatagagtaaatagGATGGCTAAAAGACAGCgagttgaattgataagaaatgaacaaaatcatggaggggaaaataaaaggcatcatcatatgcgaattcaagatagagaggaggaagagaatcgcagaaaaagacgagatgaggataatgaagaagaaatgcaaaatttcacgagagaagatagacatgaacgcagaagaagagaggagaaattaaagagaccaatggatcaagattcaggtgtaaataaacaaatcttgaaagaattagaagaaatgagaggaatgctaagtaatagaggagaagtaggtagatgaaaattggatgaagcaatagaagaagctgcggaaactccatttacaagggaaatacaattaggaggaataccaccgaaatgcaatttgtccgcattaaccagcatttttgatggaacatcttgtgcaattcaacacattaaagcctatgtgaggtgcatgttacaatgggaaaatcatgatgccgtattgtgcaaatatttcgcatccagcttaacaagagaggcgttaaaatggtttgaaggtctaccaaagaacacaataacctccttcaatcatttgcagactacattcttgggggcgtatataagtaataattcctcgcgacctggtatagaagatgtgtttggattaaaacaaaggattggcgaaagtttgaaacacctgactaaaagatggagaactatgtgtagcgaaatggctggccgtgtagatgagagatatcttatattatcatttatcaatgctatgttcgcaacaaacctattgtatgtccaaatttccagtgtcaagaatacgatcacaatgactgaattgcgggaacttcaagaagaatacatttctctagaggaaagacaaaatgaaatggaatcatatccagttgcgaacaccagctcacaaacatcgaatgcaagcttattacccaagctaataaacacagtggcgaatacttcgcaagtacaacaagagaaggtgacaagtaacaatcaacagaaactggtagctatgggaagccgagaccaaaaagagtatgaaagagaaagaaatttttacaatcgtggaggaaataacaagattcaaagactcgatcaaccgcaagaaacttatggaggtcaaagaaaaAACTATAATAAAGGAAAAGGAGGTCACAGGGTAGTatgagaagaaatcaagatgccacctctaaatgcaagtgtggagaagatatgggaagctataatcttgaaggagaatataccaacaccatggaacatgggaacggaaccacctccaaaccacagaagtcatgagttttgttcttatcatcattttcatggacataccacaaatgattgcagaaatgtaaaaagaattattttgagaatgatagaccaaggaaaactaaacgactttctggtagggcatccacaatctcaaccactgccaccaccaccagaacatcacaaaatgaatacgatgaaaaagaaagaaacattcttcatagaagttggtgcaaaagcaaaaaatctattatgtcactctatcatacattcatataagacaatttaagattttcatgataatgtttttagtagagtgttcgcaagagataatgatggaagagaaattatgaatattgcgaaaatctcgccactagaggaatggcagaaacagatcatttcttttaccgcagaagaaatttccgaaggagaagaggtgcatgacaatccattggtagtaaaattagaaattaatccaaaaccgaaagaagatgaggatgatgaagctgaagattcatgggaaatcaatagaattctaattgatactggaagctctgtgaacatcttatttgatcatacttataaaaccatgggtggaagagatgattatcttataccatcaacatataagatatatggttttaatggtactgctaacaagcctaaaagggaggttactatgcgaattccattgaagggaatatcttctgaaatcttattctgtgtcgttgatgtagaatcaccctacagtgcgttaattggtcgaccttggctacatgggattctaggtgtagcttcaacttttcaccagtgcatcaaattccctcaccccagtggtgtaagaatcataaagggagattgggttgaaggaaagaggtgttacgaaactgagatagaatcttgcgaaggaagagcaaacaagaaggaaaattggcgacacaaaatcaaagatacacaaagaagtgagaggttgatggtggatacaatcgaaaggaaaggagaagagatgttgcgaaactaatgctagctcagaataaaaataatgaacataccactactaaggaagcagtagaagaaaataataaagaagcataggatgacaaaggtagtaaaaataagaaatgtatgaatgattaagttgttgcgatactctcgcaataagcaaaattctcaaaaatacatttgattgaatggaaaaattgagattgcgaaattcagatacaatatgatgatttgcgagactcttgCAGAGATAattaattttacagaaaataatcagagaaaaatgataaaagagaaagaggcaaacctttatggcgtacaccctagttcgcgaatataatttcgcaagaggcaaatgtaagacctaaagtacgtcatataagggggtacctattgcatgactcagggaaaggctacaccgccaccggaacctgagtcatggatatttggggtcaatgaatcccatccgggagaggcaccttggattctcagcttaagcatatgacttaggtgtggcaactaaggtaataaggactctcccaaggagtgcagatctgatcaaggcgccgaggtacacggttgagtcaagagtgccagagacgtttgaagcgtactttgccattcttgacaagtcttggattatactgcactcggcctgaagaaaacgccacttagggtgcagtctcgtaaccataagccctataggtaaaagggataagaggctgcgaaaaaaactggttgttgttaagactggatgggaggagctaaccttgtttggtataagtacgcctccttgaaggggaaaccagaggggagataagggcggcaccctccattagggagctgataagtatcttaagacgcaaatgtcatgaggctttttattcgcaaggatattaaggcttgtcatatttgtgcaacaatcctgaagaggcaataatacaaaagaaaaggataagacgagatcaatgggttttcacatgaaaatgcgaagacgtcctgcgatttcgtcgcaagacggcaatgtcatggggcttcattttcgcaagaatatttaggcctgtcatattgtcgcaacattcctgaaaaggccataatacaaaagaaaaagttaagtcaagatcaatgggtttttgcatgaaagtgcaaggacgtcctgcgattttgtcgcaatgacaagaggtggcataataagacctttaattaggaaggaaaaataagaccacacaggaatgagattttgaaaagaaacaaaattcatttcgcataagattgcgaagttatacattaagaatttttttatgaaatctcccatttggattcaaataacataggaaagtatgggaatgtatgaaattagaaaatcttatttgtctccatatgagagatttactcaaagattcaagaattaatgattatattgattaactgtattgcaaagaagaattgttttaattaatgcaggtcaaaatgaaagaaacacaaatatacagaaagaagaaataaatgtacaagtattacaaaaaatcaaagaaataagtaaagactatttcttagttaatccttcattatcttcatcagacttgttttctTTTTCGTCTGCgttagaatcttcatcaccatcagaacttccatcactatcagattcttcatcgtcagcttcgttaTCGGAGATAAttaaactgggagtattctgtgggatttcttccaagagacaaggataatcagaatgtgggatattatgatcttcacaaaccatttggatagtttgattgcgaaaatgcatagcatcattcttaaaattcgcaacagtgatcttgatttggttctttaatctagaatacttgtcgttgcgagaagaaagattctttgcgagttcctccttttcagcttcaagttcttcaatattttcacgatatctattttcagaatctgcgaacaaaagacaatcaattattaacttgatgagaattcatatgaagcaaaagattagtaaagaagagcagttagtaaccttctctgtcagaaatcatatctctaatcaaggctatatgctcaacttggagactaacatttacacctaaatattttctagcatcatctaatattttcgcagcccaaacaaattcatcctcactacttataagaagacgagaatgaatttgattttccctttcgtagagttcgatattcttgcggttagcttcatctcgttctagttgaacttcaagaagagcctcttggaatttcgccaaagccttggcaccttgatcagagatgcgatccttatcatgtatgagaccgctaattttggttcttaactcattggttttctctttagaatcaagaaggagacgcttaaatcggttggctaagcctaaactagatctgtgatcaatttctaagaggcaaaatttagatttaagctcatttagagaaagagaggaaattctatcatttgagaagctatttaagtaatttttaagacgttcaagaagggtatcattatccaaggcattaggaaatgaacgaagaagggtagcttcatcagaaagaccataaatgtctgcaaaaaggatcatttaaataagataaaacaacaggatgagtgaataaagggaaaaaagaaaagtaacataccgtaaagctgattattagcttgctgaagattAGAAATTTTtctcttatacgaagaagaatcaatttctaattgtctatttttctcgcgaagacctttaacttcagcttctaattcttcattctttttgcgaattgaagattcttcttttcaagattttcacgtcttctctctagatctgaggcaacaacaaaagaagcttttccagcctgcgaaaaaatataaaaaatattaatatagaaagaaattttgagttataacaatgaagaagtaaaaggataaaagtataccagactattgagagaatgcaagaagtcgggagtcactgatctagaaactccacgaagagagctatcaccatccagtaaagggacatcgcaaagggtagcgagagctttgcaggtatttgcgaattggctatctcccattccttgtagagaatcagaaaagaggccagagagcttagccatagaagattcaggtggagaatcttcacttgcagcaagatcatcgttgtcctcatcacccttgtcactttcgtaATTTTCGTGaggaagaatatttgaaggagaagaagaatgaactttcattttctttggaggaggaccagtagatttttccctgcgaagagtaccattacctttatcaccaatcttcgcaacatcggcagattcttctacttcaacaataatcttcacacatagatagaaataagaaatgaaagtatggaagtaacagtatactgtttaaaatcataagagaaaatttcttacctcatctgtgtatgagcgaagagctaacagagtattagacttcccagtcctgttataactatctttcaatttttgaatctgcggaatgtcgcaagagttagcgaacaaaataataaaaatcaataaagaaatataaagtgagttaaatgggaagaaacatacctctttctccttttcgggccaagagaatacccaaggttgataagcagcgagattccaagaagaacatttgacccagtaatgtagggtccttttagcattaaaggaaaaacacaccatttatcatctttggattggcgaggagttgtgtttttaccagaatgccaatcaatatcttgcatgagaattttggcttcatcaatgttatctttcctcttTAAGCGAATACcacagcgagtattctctttcttcatggagataagttcatagttctcaaagaaattcgctactgtgtatttttcagcaactatctctaggtttgcgaatttaggatccctgagttctttggagtaaagagatcctctaccagcaccacaatTAGCGAACtatagcatcagacggatgcaatccccactcagttggaagatagctcgcgaaaatcccgagtgagcgagaatttcataaaataaaggaagatctgggttataaagaggaatagggagacctgcgagaatctgacctagagaaattatgattgattgatcatcacaatactgatcagagaaaagtttgacagaaagaattgatttggcattttcactaggaatggtggagagtgtgaaacctttatcagcaagatctttttggacatcctgtaaattcttttcatatctatgaccacttggatccatgtttgaatatagagtatgggaatgtatgaaaagtaagaagattgaaggagaaaaaaattacggcagcagaatttgcagaagaataacagagttgcagagatgagagaataaaattagaagataaagtaaaaagaaaaatggaaagaagagtatataaaggatattttttttactcgaagaaataaacatcattaagacgaagagacgtgagcagttgaaaagtaacggttacaaaagacgtatcaagaaacaaatggaagaaagaatacgtgtgataaatgcagaatatgaaaagatgaacagctgcggcatttctcacatcattctttactttgcagagaagatatgagaagaggcaagatgtaggatcagaatctcgcaacgacaatgtttcagcgaaattatcaatgacacagcacaatagcgtcgcagaacaatttcagaaatgataaaataaatgacgtcagcaaagatcaagagaaagatatgatagttctgcgaaaattagagagtttgcgaaattaacatttgtaaggttgcgagaatgtcgcaaaccatacccgaaaataaatgacagattagctgtcatccactatctatttctttataaatagtcgttcgagttgtaaagaaaaagagagatctttttgagtaagaaacaagtaaataggagagagaaagttcagagcagagatcattcttgatttctttatcttttcttgtaagaacattcaaagattaatcaataaatttaagagtgtaaacctaaaaatgagttgattaacaatgaaatcatatgagggatgtagtgtagggatataaaagaaaaatcatgCATTAAAATTAGGTGGGATCAAAGCTTATGCTTTTAGatcttttaaaagctcctctccCTCATCTTTTAAAAGCTGGGGAATTTTGGAAGTGCTTTGGGTTAAAAGCactttaaaaatatttttccaaACACCAATATGAAAAATAATTACTATATATACATTTTAagagtgtttttggaaaaataaaagcattaccaaacccatcTTTTATCCATTATGGGTGCACCTGATACAAACATGGGCTATGGATAGTCTCCAAATGGAGACTAACTCTTTCTATGAAGAAGGATTCGTTCAAATGAACGAGCGAACCCACTATGGACAAAAGTAAAAGAAGCACTACACGGGAGACAGTCTCCCATGtaataaatttttttgaaaatttcaaaCCAGACAAGGGACTGTCCCCTGtacagaaaaaataataataaaaacaaatcatCCACACGGGGGACAGTCCCCTGTGTGAAGCTAAAAAACTGCTGAACAGGGACCGTCCCCCATCTAGtgcaactttttttttattatacggGAGACAATTTCCCATGTAACTTTATTTTTCCAGACGAGAAATAGTCCTCCGTCTAGTGTTACACTACCAACCACTTATTCAATTGGGGATGGAAGTATGATAGAAGCGACTCATAATAGCCTCTAATTAGAGCAAATTGGTAGTTCACTCTTTCGAACGAAAGAGTTCCACTGTCCATAGCCCTTGTTCTAAGCGCATGATCTTACCTTCCTTACATTTTGTAAGAACTAGCAGCCCATTAAGTGAGATATCATGTTTTTGACTTGGGACTTTGGAGAGTTTACACTCTTAACAAAAGAATCTTGATTGTAGGGAAAAAATCAGGGAGCATTATAGGAGGTACGAAAAAGAGGCAGCAAGTGATGGATTACTGCGCCGAGAAAAGTATTACCATATTGAAGTCGTGAAGATAGACCAGATCACTGACGTATTGGTGAAGGACAAtataaataattattattttcaagaCACCCGATAGCCATTTTCATTGGAGGGTATAAAAaggtcgcccctaattctttttagGTCGCCCAAAATATCATGAAAATGAAGCctggtgggtttgtttgcagaatttaTTGTTTCCAGGAATTTATAATTTCATGGGATTACAGATTCTGggaatcatgtaaatttcttgtgtgtttggtaactcaataTAAATTCCTAAGATTTATAGATTTTTCTTGTATTAAGGTTTTTGTACCGTTTGACATTACCCTCAATTCctaaaattgcatatatatatatgggatttagagttaaaaaaaaaaaggggtccagaaatcccttgataagttttcTAGCAAATCTTATGGGGATCGGACTCCATATGAAGGATTTGATGGAAAACTGAATCCCGTAGGAAACGTGATTCCAAAGATTCGGACAACCAAACATACAGAGGGAAACGTAATTCTATCAAATCCCCAGGACCCATGaattccacctttaaaattctacatccaaactaACTCACCATAACTTTTTATCAAACTCGATCGACAGTTAAAAAATCCATATTACATCAATCCCATAGGAGATTTTTGCAAGCCGGATGGTAGCAAATTGCATATCATATAGTTCAACCATTTCCGAAAGTCAATTCCAGGCATGTGGATGGATACCTAGAATCATTAGCTTATTGATTTCTTAATCATTTTGCAGCTTCCTCTCACTGTCTTAACCCCATAAGACTTTTGATCAGCTTGTTGTTAAATTTATATTCTTTTGTGTACGTAACAAGTGATTGTTATTAACAACCCTCTGGATTGGGATGATAACATAAAGATATACGACTTTTGGAGATGAACTAATAGTAGAACCTCCGTGACATGTAACTTGAACTTCAAGCTGCCCGTATGATGAGATTATATATCGTGATATCCGCTAAATTTTGATGGAAATGTAGTGCACAATGATGAGAAGAGCAAATGTTGTTCACAATAATGAGAAGAGCATTACAGGAAAAACATAGCTCGGATCCTATCTGGTCTTCATTTTGACAATGGTAACGGAACTTCCGGCCCTCTTCTTAATTATCTTTCTATCTACTGTATATAATATACTAGTAATCACCATCTATTCTCTTGAGTTCATCAATAGAACTAAATAACTTTAAAATATATCAATTTGACATAAACTCAATCATAAGCAACATACTTTCGAAATGGACTactctaccatcttcacatcttcTATAAAAAAACCCTATAGCCTCAGTATATACATACGCAGTCTATCAAGAACACAACAAAAAGGCATTAAGCATGGTGGGAATTACTAGTCTCAGATCTTTCATTTTGCTCTCCATGTGTTTTagcttcattttcctttcaaatcaAGGTGAGTAAGTATTAACATGTCTACCTATTTATATTATACAGAGATTGGGGTTGTTTTTTGAGTTATAATAACGTCATAAACTCCTAGGACTAATTGGTTATGGTGTTGTATGCAGCAGGTCCGATAACGTTTGTAAGCTCCTGCGATGAACCAGAAGCAGCGCCCGCCCTCAGTCCAGGAGGAGTCACCCAGCCAAATGAACCAGAAGCAGGGCCAGCCCCTAATCCAGAAGCATGTGACAATCCAGAAGGATGTAACGAACCAGAAACAGGGCCGCCGCCCCCACCTCCGCCATGTGAATGGGATGAGACATGTGGAGATCCATGGCCGGAGGTGAGACTAGAAGGAGATGGATGTGACCTCATTGTGGAAAGCGGTGTCTGTGACAATTGGGGATGTGGAATATTTTACATGCGAAGATAACTGCCCAGTTTATGGGACTCGTGAGCAGGGTTGTGTCTGGGATGAGTGGCTTAAGAAGCCTCGCTGCATCTGTCGCTGATCACGTTAACTTCCGACTCTACCACCGTTACTTGTCAATGACTGATAGAATCTGTGTACTGTTATTAATTTTAAATTCTCCTGAGAATAAATTCATCCCGATCATAAATAAATTGAAAAAACAAATGGTAGTAAAACTTGCTTGATGTCGCTAGTTCCATTTGACCACTGTCTGCAATACTCATAAATCCTCTGGCTGTTCTGACGGCAACAAATTCCTGAGTGGTGTTTCGATTAAAATTTAACAGAAACGCTAGCAAACAGCGGCCAAAGTTCCTACTATTGAACTCTCAAATGCTAGCAAGAAAGAGGAATAAAATTACAGTCAATGGATAGAAGATAGGGAGACGTATATAAGTAGTAAGTAGAAGG
It contains:
- the LOC113343167 gene encoding uncharacterized protein LOC113343167; translation: MVGITSLRSFILLSMCFSFIFLSNQAGPITFVSSCDEPEAAPALSPGGVTQPNEPEAGPAPNPEACDNPEGCNEPETGPPPPPPPCEWDETCGDPWPEVRLEGDGCDLIVESGVCDNWGCGIFYMRR